The Mytilus galloprovincialis chromosome 7, xbMytGall1.hap1.1, whole genome shotgun sequence genome has a window encoding:
- the LOC143083055 gene encoding uncharacterized protein LOC143083055 isoform X41, with the protein MNYQKVYMNHIHSSSLLCQLAQMWRSQLLCDALICTGNVVTKAHRVVLLAACPMLQSMENASIGTELEVRLAADIKQEAVTTFLQYLYEGFMLLTEENVKHVEKVARLLQVDSVIKCCSDFFKCLEKSTGKQHNANYKFDKYDLLEFRHVRATGLQKTYHDRLMKRMSEAPRPSSPTGGKRQRLHPRPSSPPTDFMSQRADDAASMTQSYMTGNPTGTGSARSGASSQSSRSGSPSVVEIIEDSLELIQREKSVPGQPEPSRLSQQKTSISVASHVSNSKDTRVINIADDSGGGRTRVTDSFSDRVQNIPSSPQQSSQPQMPVSPKISFRDTHPPQNIQHPSPTSFIQRTPNQMSFTSQPPPPPLQQAGTLNIAPLSQSFSQDRFQQRQQEQQSSQSRPPPMSTDMFMESVKTSQSFITSTPQQRTHPSYPPISGATKPSFAIGSASQGGAPPQSPSFQSQSSSQQQESTGMADKGEKREAESSRPQEGHDPGPEGNDDIPDLAIVKIEKVGEDETGGLLLQVDSGQGDAAHRHGQLSMEEEQEYDESDLTGDWSQEDISNEGSFQSSHMDDPTGAMYMGPTSVGRHSRRGVKQRDYDPMDLHMAVEAVTNGLMNPSTAAATFKVPRATIYLRIKNTARSFDNGTR; encoded by the exons atgaattacCAGAAGGTATATATGAATCACATACATTCAAGCTCTCTACTATGCCAGTTAGCACAGATGTGGAGAAGTCAGTTGCTGTGTGATGCATTGATTTGCACAGGAAATGTAGTTACAAAG GCACACCGAGTTGTGCTTTTGGCAGCTTGTCCCATGTTGCAGTCGATGGAAAATGCATCAATTGGAACCGAGTTGGAGGTTCGTCTAGCTGCTGATATTAAACAGGAAGCTGTAACCACATTCTTACAATATTTGTATGAGGGATTTATGTTACTTACTGAAGAAAATGTGAAACATGTAGAAAAAGTAGCAAGATTGCTTCAAGTAGACAGTGTGATCAAATGTTGCTCAGACTTCTTCAAGTGTCTCGAAAAATCCACAGGAAAACAACACAATGCTAATtacaaatttgacaaatatgACTTACTTGAATTCCGTCATGTGCGAGCCACTGGATTACAAAAAACTTATCATGATAGACTAATGAAAAGGATGTCCGAAGCTCCCCGCCCATCTAGTCCCACAGGAGGGAAACGTCAAAGATTACATCCTCGTCCTTCCTCCCCACCAACTGACTTCATGTCTCAAAGAGCAGATGATGCTGCATCAATGACACAAAGTTATATGACAGGAAATCCTACTGGAACAGGAAGTGCCCGATCAGGTGCTTCAAGTCAGTCAAGTAGATCAGGGTCACCGTCAGTTGTAGAAATAATAGAGGACAGTTTGGAATTAATTCAAAGAGAAAAATCTGTCCCTGGGCAACCTGAACCATCAAGGTTATCCCAGCAAAAGACATCAATTTCTGTGGCATCACATGTTTCAAATTCTAAAGACACTCGTGTGATTAATATCGCGGATGACAGTGGTGGGGGAAGGACCCGTGTAACAGACTCATTTAGTGATCGTGTTCAAAATATTCCAAGTTCACCACAGCAGTCATCACAACCTCAAATGCCAGTCTCGCCAAAGATATCATTCCGAGATACTCATCCTCCTCAGAACATTCAACATCCGTCACCTACATCATTCATCCAACGTACACCAAATCAAATGAGCTTTACCTCACAACCACCGCCTCCTCCATTACAGCAAGCTGGAACATTAAACATTGCTCCATTATCACAATCATTCTCACAGGATCGTTTCCAGCAACGTCAACAGGAACAACAATCTAGTCAGTCTCGTCCACCACCAATGTCCACTGACATGTTTATGGAAAGTGTTAAAACGTCACAAAGTTTCATTACAAGTACTCCTCAACAACGAACCCATCCATCATATCCTCCCATATCTGGTGCTACTAAACCGTCATTTGCTATTGGAAGTGCTTCACAAGGTGGTGCACCGCCGCAAAGTCCATCATTCCAAAGTCAATCATCTAGTCAGCAACAAGAATCCACTGGAATGGCGGACAAGGGTGAAAAACGGGAGGCAGAAAG TTCAAGGCCACAAGAAGGTCATGATCCAGGTCCTGAAGGAAATGATGATATCCCTGACTTGGCAATAGTGAAAATAGAAAAAGTGGGCGAGGACGAAACAGGTGGACTTTTGTTACAAGTAGATAGTGGGCAAGGTGACGCTGCTCATCGGCACGGACAATTAAGCATGGAGGAGGAGCAGGAGTATGATGAAAGTGACCTAACAGGCGATTGGTCACAGGAAGATATATCAAACGAAGGCAGCTTTCAATCATCGCATATGGACGATCCGACCGGAGCTATGTACATGGGGCCAACATCAG TTGGGAGGCACTCTCGAAGAGGTGTAAAACAAAGAGATTACGACCCTATGGATTTACATATGGCTGTTGAAGCTGTCACAAATGGTTTAATGAACCCGAGTACAGCAGCTGCTACTTTCAAAGTACCAAGAGCTACGATATATCTCAGGATTAAAAACACTGCAAGAAGCTTTGACAATGGAACTAGATAG
- the LOC143083055 gene encoding uncharacterized protein LOC143083055 isoform X32 — protein MNYQKVYMNHIHSSSLLCQLAQMWRSQLLCDALICTGNVVTKAHRVVLLAACPMLQSMENASIGTELEVRLAADIKQEAVTTFLQYLYEGFMLLTEENVKHVEKVARLLQVDSVIKCCSDFFKCLEKSTGKQHNANYKFDKYDLLEFRHVRATGLQKTYHDRLMKRMSEAPRPSSPTGGKRQRLHPRPSSPPTDFMSQRADDAASMTQSYMTGNPTGTGSARSGASSQSSRSGSPSVVEIIEDSLELIQREKSVPGQPEPSRLSQQKTSISVASHVSNSKDTRVINIADDSGGGRTRVTDSFSDRVQNIPSSPQQSSQPQMPVSPKISFRDTHPPQNIQHPSPTSFIQRTPNQMSFTSQPPPPPLQQAGTLNIAPLSQSFSQDRFQQRQQEQQSSQSRPPPMSTDMFMESVKTSQSFITSTPQQRTHPSYPPISGATKPSFAIGSASQGGAPPQSPSFQSQSSSQQQESTGMADKGEKREAESSRPQEGHDPGPEGNDDIPDLAIVKIEKVGEDETGGLLLQVDSGQGDAAHRHGQLSMEEEQEYDESDLTGDWSQEDISNEGSFQSSHMDDPTGAMYMGPTSVLSRRACPRKGKKQRVYNQNNLNIAVQCVKSGAMSLRKAALFYGVPFSTIHARIKQTERIIEDAAQQ, from the exons atgaattacCAGAAGGTATATATGAATCACATACATTCAAGCTCTCTACTATGCCAGTTAGCACAGATGTGGAGAAGTCAGTTGCTGTGTGATGCATTGATTTGCACAGGAAATGTAGTTACAAAG GCACACCGAGTTGTGCTTTTGGCAGCTTGTCCCATGTTGCAGTCGATGGAAAATGCATCAATTGGAACCGAGTTGGAGGTTCGTCTAGCTGCTGATATTAAACAGGAAGCTGTAACCACATTCTTACAATATTTGTATGAGGGATTTATGTTACTTACTGAAGAAAATGTGAAACATGTAGAAAAAGTAGCAAGATTGCTTCAAGTAGACAGTGTGATCAAATGTTGCTCAGACTTCTTCAAGTGTCTCGAAAAATCCACAGGAAAACAACACAATGCTAATtacaaatttgacaaatatgACTTACTTGAATTCCGTCATGTGCGAGCCACTGGATTACAAAAAACTTATCATGATAGACTAATGAAAAGGATGTCCGAAGCTCCCCGCCCATCTAGTCCCACAGGAGGGAAACGTCAAAGATTACATCCTCGTCCTTCCTCCCCACCAACTGACTTCATGTCTCAAAGAGCAGATGATGCTGCATCAATGACACAAAGTTATATGACAGGAAATCCTACTGGAACAGGAAGTGCCCGATCAGGTGCTTCAAGTCAGTCAAGTAGATCAGGGTCACCGTCAGTTGTAGAAATAATAGAGGACAGTTTGGAATTAATTCAAAGAGAAAAATCTGTCCCTGGGCAACCTGAACCATCAAGGTTATCCCAGCAAAAGACATCAATTTCTGTGGCATCACATGTTTCAAATTCTAAAGACACTCGTGTGATTAATATCGCGGATGACAGTGGTGGGGGAAGGACCCGTGTAACAGACTCATTTAGTGATCGTGTTCAAAATATTCCAAGTTCACCACAGCAGTCATCACAACCTCAAATGCCAGTCTCGCCAAAGATATCATTCCGAGATACTCATCCTCCTCAGAACATTCAACATCCGTCACCTACATCATTCATCCAACGTACACCAAATCAAATGAGCTTTACCTCACAACCACCGCCTCCTCCATTACAGCAAGCTGGAACATTAAACATTGCTCCATTATCACAATCATTCTCACAGGATCGTTTCCAGCAACGTCAACAGGAACAACAATCTAGTCAGTCTCGTCCACCACCAATGTCCACTGACATGTTTATGGAAAGTGTTAAAACGTCACAAAGTTTCATTACAAGTACTCCTCAACAACGAACCCATCCATCATATCCTCCCATATCTGGTGCTACTAAACCGTCATTTGCTATTGGAAGTGCTTCACAAGGTGGTGCACCGCCGCAAAGTCCATCATTCCAAAGTCAATCATCTAGTCAGCAACAAGAATCCACTGGAATGGCGGACAAGGGTGAAAAACGGGAGGCAGAAAG TTCAAGGCCACAAGAAGGTCATGATCCAGGTCCTGAAGGAAATGATGATATCCCTGACTTGGCAATAGTGAAAATAGAAAAAGTGGGCGAGGACGAAACAGGTGGACTTTTGTTACAAGTAGATAGTGGGCAAGGTGACGCTGCTCATCGGCACGGACAATTAAGCATGGAGGAGGAGCAGGAGTATGATGAAAGTGACCTAACAGGCGATTGGTCACAGGAAGATATATCAAACGAAGGCAGCTTTCAATCATCGCATATGGACGATCCGACCGGAGCTATGTACATGGGGCCAACATCAG TGCTTTCAAGAAGAGCATGTCCAAGAAAAGGCAAGAAACAACGTGTATATAatcaaaataatttgaatattgcTGTGCAGTGTGTGAAATCAGGTGCTATGTCACTACGTAAAGCTGCGCTTTTTTATGGTGTCCCTTTTTCAACAATACATGCAAGGATAAAACAAACTGAGAGAATTATTGAAGATGCTGCACAGCAATAA
- the LOC143083055 gene encoding uncharacterized protein LOC143083055 isoform X20 has protein sequence MNYQKVYMNHIHSSSLLCQLAQMWRSQLLCDALICTGNVVTKAHRVVLLAACPMLQSMENASIGTELEVRLAADIKQEAVTTFLQYLYEGFMLLTEENVKHVEKVARLLQVDSVIKCCSDFFKCLEKSTGKQHNANYKFDKYDLLEFRHVRATGLQKTYHDRLMKRMSEAPRPSSPTGGKRQRLHPRPSSPPTDFMSQRADDAASMTQSYMTGNPTGTGSARSGASSQSSRSGSPSVVEIIEDSLELIQREKSVPGQPEPSRLSQQKTSISVASHVSNSKDTRVINIADDSGGGRTRVTDSFSDRVQNIPSSPQQSSQPQMPVSPKISFRDTHPPQNIQHPSPTSFIQRTPNQMSFTSQPPPPPLQQAGTLNIAPLSQSFSQDRFQQRQQEQQSSQSRPPPMSTDMFMESVKTSQSFITSTPQQRTHPSYPPISGATKPSFAIGSASQGGAPPQSPSFQSQSSSQQQESTGMADKGEKREAESSRPQEGHDPGPEGNDDIPDLAIVKIEKVGEDETGGLLLQVDSGQGDAAHRHGQLSMEEEQEYDESDLTGDWSQEDISNEGSFQSSHMDDPTGAMYMGPTSDNTVQDWALLKSMIQSSSWTPKRYSYSQENLDKAVQDVKAGKMNTYQASRLYNIPRSTIANKIYKKPKTSI, from the exons atgaattacCAGAAGGTATATATGAATCACATACATTCAAGCTCTCTACTATGCCAGTTAGCACAGATGTGGAGAAGTCAGTTGCTGTGTGATGCATTGATTTGCACAGGAAATGTAGTTACAAAG GCACACCGAGTTGTGCTTTTGGCAGCTTGTCCCATGTTGCAGTCGATGGAAAATGCATCAATTGGAACCGAGTTGGAGGTTCGTCTAGCTGCTGATATTAAACAGGAAGCTGTAACCACATTCTTACAATATTTGTATGAGGGATTTATGTTACTTACTGAAGAAAATGTGAAACATGTAGAAAAAGTAGCAAGATTGCTTCAAGTAGACAGTGTGATCAAATGTTGCTCAGACTTCTTCAAGTGTCTCGAAAAATCCACAGGAAAACAACACAATGCTAATtacaaatttgacaaatatgACTTACTTGAATTCCGTCATGTGCGAGCCACTGGATTACAAAAAACTTATCATGATAGACTAATGAAAAGGATGTCCGAAGCTCCCCGCCCATCTAGTCCCACAGGAGGGAAACGTCAAAGATTACATCCTCGTCCTTCCTCCCCACCAACTGACTTCATGTCTCAAAGAGCAGATGATGCTGCATCAATGACACAAAGTTATATGACAGGAAATCCTACTGGAACAGGAAGTGCCCGATCAGGTGCTTCAAGTCAGTCAAGTAGATCAGGGTCACCGTCAGTTGTAGAAATAATAGAGGACAGTTTGGAATTAATTCAAAGAGAAAAATCTGTCCCTGGGCAACCTGAACCATCAAGGTTATCCCAGCAAAAGACATCAATTTCTGTGGCATCACATGTTTCAAATTCTAAAGACACTCGTGTGATTAATATCGCGGATGACAGTGGTGGGGGAAGGACCCGTGTAACAGACTCATTTAGTGATCGTGTTCAAAATATTCCAAGTTCACCACAGCAGTCATCACAACCTCAAATGCCAGTCTCGCCAAAGATATCATTCCGAGATACTCATCCTCCTCAGAACATTCAACATCCGTCACCTACATCATTCATCCAACGTACACCAAATCAAATGAGCTTTACCTCACAACCACCGCCTCCTCCATTACAGCAAGCTGGAACATTAAACATTGCTCCATTATCACAATCATTCTCACAGGATCGTTTCCAGCAACGTCAACAGGAACAACAATCTAGTCAGTCTCGTCCACCACCAATGTCCACTGACATGTTTATGGAAAGTGTTAAAACGTCACAAAGTTTCATTACAAGTACTCCTCAACAACGAACCCATCCATCATATCCTCCCATATCTGGTGCTACTAAACCGTCATTTGCTATTGGAAGTGCTTCACAAGGTGGTGCACCGCCGCAAAGTCCATCATTCCAAAGTCAATCATCTAGTCAGCAACAAGAATCCACTGGAATGGCGGACAAGGGTGAAAAACGGGAGGCAGAAAG TTCAAGGCCACAAGAAGGTCATGATCCAGGTCCTGAAGGAAATGATGATATCCCTGACTTGGCAATAGTGAAAATAGAAAAAGTGGGCGAGGACGAAACAGGTGGACTTTTGTTACAAGTAGATAGTGGGCAAGGTGACGCTGCTCATCGGCACGGACAATTAAGCATGGAGGAGGAGCAGGAGTATGATGAAAGTGACCTAACAGGCGATTGGTCACAGGAAGATATATCAAACGAAGGCAGCTTTCAATCATCGCATATGGACGATCCGACCGGAGCTATGTACATGGGGCCAACATCAG ACAATACAGTACAGGACTGGGCTCTTTTGAAGTCCATGATTCAAAGCAGTAGTTGGACTCCTAAGAGATACAGTTATAGCCAAGAAAATCTAGATAAAGCTGTTCAGGATGTTAAAGCGGGGAAAATGAATACTTATCAAGCTTCTCGGCTGTACAATATCCCTAGATCTACCattgcaaacaaaatatataaaaaaccaAAGACTTCCATCTGA
- the LOC143083055 gene encoding uncharacterized protein LOC143083055 isoform X21, producing the protein MNYQKVYMNHIHSSSLLCQLAQMWRSQLLCDALICTGNVVTKAHRVVLLAACPMLQSMENASIGTELEVRLAADIKQEAVTTFLQYLYEGFMLLTEENVKHVEKVARLLQVDSVIKCCSDFFKCLEKSTGKQHNANYKFDKYDLLEFRHVRATGLQKTYHDRLMKRMSEAPRPSSPTGGKRQRLHPRPSSPPTDFMSQRADDAASMTQSYMTGNPTGTGSARSGASSQSSRSGSPSVVEIIEDSLELIQREKSVPGQPEPSRLSQQKTSISVASHVSNSKDTRVINIADDSGGGRTRVTDSFSDRVQNIPSSPQQSSQPQMPVSPKISFRDTHPPQNIQHPSPTSFIQRTPNQMSFTSQPPPPPLQQAGTLNIAPLSQSFSQDRFQQRQQEQQSSQSRPPPMSTDMFMESVKTSQSFITSTPQQRTHPSYPPISGATKPSFAIGSASQGGAPPQSPSFQSQSSSQQQESTGMADKGEKREAESSRPQEGHDPGPEGNDDIPDLAIVKIEKVGEDETGGLLLQVDSGQGDAAHRHGQLSMEEEQEYDESDLTGDWSQEDISNEGSFQSSHMDDPTGAMYMGPTSDYLYQMGSGLPRIKRTRTYSPEQLALAVEAVNSKQCTIRAAQEMFGVPRSTIFGVIYRMKKKLGLIGQPKQ; encoded by the exons atgaattacCAGAAGGTATATATGAATCACATACATTCAAGCTCTCTACTATGCCAGTTAGCACAGATGTGGAGAAGTCAGTTGCTGTGTGATGCATTGATTTGCACAGGAAATGTAGTTACAAAG GCACACCGAGTTGTGCTTTTGGCAGCTTGTCCCATGTTGCAGTCGATGGAAAATGCATCAATTGGAACCGAGTTGGAGGTTCGTCTAGCTGCTGATATTAAACAGGAAGCTGTAACCACATTCTTACAATATTTGTATGAGGGATTTATGTTACTTACTGAAGAAAATGTGAAACATGTAGAAAAAGTAGCAAGATTGCTTCAAGTAGACAGTGTGATCAAATGTTGCTCAGACTTCTTCAAGTGTCTCGAAAAATCCACAGGAAAACAACACAATGCTAATtacaaatttgacaaatatgACTTACTTGAATTCCGTCATGTGCGAGCCACTGGATTACAAAAAACTTATCATGATAGACTAATGAAAAGGATGTCCGAAGCTCCCCGCCCATCTAGTCCCACAGGAGGGAAACGTCAAAGATTACATCCTCGTCCTTCCTCCCCACCAACTGACTTCATGTCTCAAAGAGCAGATGATGCTGCATCAATGACACAAAGTTATATGACAGGAAATCCTACTGGAACAGGAAGTGCCCGATCAGGTGCTTCAAGTCAGTCAAGTAGATCAGGGTCACCGTCAGTTGTAGAAATAATAGAGGACAGTTTGGAATTAATTCAAAGAGAAAAATCTGTCCCTGGGCAACCTGAACCATCAAGGTTATCCCAGCAAAAGACATCAATTTCTGTGGCATCACATGTTTCAAATTCTAAAGACACTCGTGTGATTAATATCGCGGATGACAGTGGTGGGGGAAGGACCCGTGTAACAGACTCATTTAGTGATCGTGTTCAAAATATTCCAAGTTCACCACAGCAGTCATCACAACCTCAAATGCCAGTCTCGCCAAAGATATCATTCCGAGATACTCATCCTCCTCAGAACATTCAACATCCGTCACCTACATCATTCATCCAACGTACACCAAATCAAATGAGCTTTACCTCACAACCACCGCCTCCTCCATTACAGCAAGCTGGAACATTAAACATTGCTCCATTATCACAATCATTCTCACAGGATCGTTTCCAGCAACGTCAACAGGAACAACAATCTAGTCAGTCTCGTCCACCACCAATGTCCACTGACATGTTTATGGAAAGTGTTAAAACGTCACAAAGTTTCATTACAAGTACTCCTCAACAACGAACCCATCCATCATATCCTCCCATATCTGGTGCTACTAAACCGTCATTTGCTATTGGAAGTGCTTCACAAGGTGGTGCACCGCCGCAAAGTCCATCATTCCAAAGTCAATCATCTAGTCAGCAACAAGAATCCACTGGAATGGCGGACAAGGGTGAAAAACGGGAGGCAGAAAG TTCAAGGCCACAAGAAGGTCATGATCCAGGTCCTGAAGGAAATGATGATATCCCTGACTTGGCAATAGTGAAAATAGAAAAAGTGGGCGAGGACGAAACAGGTGGACTTTTGTTACAAGTAGATAGTGGGCAAGGTGACGCTGCTCATCGGCACGGACAATTAAGCATGGAGGAGGAGCAGGAGTATGATGAAAGTGACCTAACAGGCGATTGGTCACAGGAAGATATATCAAACGAAGGCAGCTTTCAATCATCGCATATGGACGATCCGACCGGAGCTATGTACATGGGGCCAACATCAG ACTATCTATATCAGATGGGGAGTGGACTTCCAAGGATAAAAAGGACCAGAACATATTCACCAGAACAGTTGGCTCTGGCTGTTGAAGCTGTCAACAGTAAACAGTGTACAATTCGTGCTGCACAGGAAATGTTTGGTGTTCCCAGATCTACCATATTTGGGGTTATTTATAGAATGAAAAAGAAACTTGGGCTAATAGGGCAACCAAAACAATAA
- the LOC143083055 gene encoding uncharacterized protein LOC143083055 isoform X22: MNYQKVYMNHIHSSSLLCQLAQMWRSQLLCDALICTGNVVTKAHRVVLLAACPMLQSMENASIGTELEVRLAADIKQEAVTTFLQYLYEGFMLLTEENVKHVEKVARLLQVDSVIKCCSDFFKCLEKSTGKQHNANYKFDKYDLLEFRHVRATGLQKTYHDRLMKRMSEAPRPSSPTGGKRQRLHPRPSSPPTDFMSQRADDAASMTQSYMTGNPTGTGSARSGASSQSSRSGSPSVVEIIEDSLELIQREKSVPGQPEPSRLSQQKTSISVASHVSNSKDTRVINIADDSGGGRTRVTDSFSDRVQNIPSSPQQSSQPQMPVSPKISFRDTHPPQNIQHPSPTSFIQRTPNQMSFTSQPPPPPLQQAGTLNIAPLSQSFSQDRFQQRQQEQQSSQSRPPPMSTDMFMESVKTSQSFITSTPQQRTHPSYPPISGATKPSFAIGSASQGGAPPQSPSFQSQSSSQQQESTGMADKGEKREAESSRPQEGHDPGPEGNDDIPDLAIVKIEKVGEDETGGLLLQVDSGQGDAAHRHGQLSMEEEQEYDESDLTGDWSQEDISNEGSFQSSHMDDPTGAMYMGPTSVCIVKTKKTRKNYPRNALKEALEMVMSGQMTAHKAAKVYGVPKRTIYARLHKIKTENPVDILKPLNHPFY; this comes from the exons atgaattacCAGAAGGTATATATGAATCACATACATTCAAGCTCTCTACTATGCCAGTTAGCACAGATGTGGAGAAGTCAGTTGCTGTGTGATGCATTGATTTGCACAGGAAATGTAGTTACAAAG GCACACCGAGTTGTGCTTTTGGCAGCTTGTCCCATGTTGCAGTCGATGGAAAATGCATCAATTGGAACCGAGTTGGAGGTTCGTCTAGCTGCTGATATTAAACAGGAAGCTGTAACCACATTCTTACAATATTTGTATGAGGGATTTATGTTACTTACTGAAGAAAATGTGAAACATGTAGAAAAAGTAGCAAGATTGCTTCAAGTAGACAGTGTGATCAAATGTTGCTCAGACTTCTTCAAGTGTCTCGAAAAATCCACAGGAAAACAACACAATGCTAATtacaaatttgacaaatatgACTTACTTGAATTCCGTCATGTGCGAGCCACTGGATTACAAAAAACTTATCATGATAGACTAATGAAAAGGATGTCCGAAGCTCCCCGCCCATCTAGTCCCACAGGAGGGAAACGTCAAAGATTACATCCTCGTCCTTCCTCCCCACCAACTGACTTCATGTCTCAAAGAGCAGATGATGCTGCATCAATGACACAAAGTTATATGACAGGAAATCCTACTGGAACAGGAAGTGCCCGATCAGGTGCTTCAAGTCAGTCAAGTAGATCAGGGTCACCGTCAGTTGTAGAAATAATAGAGGACAGTTTGGAATTAATTCAAAGAGAAAAATCTGTCCCTGGGCAACCTGAACCATCAAGGTTATCCCAGCAAAAGACATCAATTTCTGTGGCATCACATGTTTCAAATTCTAAAGACACTCGTGTGATTAATATCGCGGATGACAGTGGTGGGGGAAGGACCCGTGTAACAGACTCATTTAGTGATCGTGTTCAAAATATTCCAAGTTCACCACAGCAGTCATCACAACCTCAAATGCCAGTCTCGCCAAAGATATCATTCCGAGATACTCATCCTCCTCAGAACATTCAACATCCGTCACCTACATCATTCATCCAACGTACACCAAATCAAATGAGCTTTACCTCACAACCACCGCCTCCTCCATTACAGCAAGCTGGAACATTAAACATTGCTCCATTATCACAATCATTCTCACAGGATCGTTTCCAGCAACGTCAACAGGAACAACAATCTAGTCAGTCTCGTCCACCACCAATGTCCACTGACATGTTTATGGAAAGTGTTAAAACGTCACAAAGTTTCATTACAAGTACTCCTCAACAACGAACCCATCCATCATATCCTCCCATATCTGGTGCTACTAAACCGTCATTTGCTATTGGAAGTGCTTCACAAGGTGGTGCACCGCCGCAAAGTCCATCATTCCAAAGTCAATCATCTAGTCAGCAACAAGAATCCACTGGAATGGCGGACAAGGGTGAAAAACGGGAGGCAGAAAG TTCAAGGCCACAAGAAGGTCATGATCCAGGTCCTGAAGGAAATGATGATATCCCTGACTTGGCAATAGTGAAAATAGAAAAAGTGGGCGAGGACGAAACAGGTGGACTTTTGTTACAAGTAGATAGTGGGCAAGGTGACGCTGCTCATCGGCACGGACAATTAAGCATGGAGGAGGAGCAGGAGTATGATGAAAGTGACCTAACAGGCGATTGGTCACAGGAAGATATATCAAACGAAGGCAGCTTTCAATCATCGCATATGGACGATCCGACCGGAGCTATGTACATGGGGCCAACATCAG TGTGTATAGTGAAAACAAAAAAGACTAGAAAGAATTACCCTAGGAATGCATTAAAAGAAGCATTAGAAATGGTGATGTCAGGCCAAATGACTGCACACAAAGCGGCTAAAGTATATGGGGTCCCAAAAAGAACTATATATGCGAGGCTGCATAAAATTAAAACTGAGAATCCAGTGGACATATTAAAACCACTCAATCATCCATTTTATTAA